TGAAAGTCAATGAAACCGATCTACCTGGATTATAACGCCACCACACCCGTTTTGCCGGCGGTCAAGGAAGCCATGCTGCCCTTTTTGGACGAGCGGTTCGGCAATCCCTCGAGCACGCATCCATACGGCACAACGGCCAGACTGGCAGTCGAGGAAGCGCGACGACAAGTCGCCGAGTTGTTAAGGGCTCGGCCGGAGGAAATTTATTTCACCAGCGGCGGCACCGAATCGAACAACTGGGCTATAAAAGGCTGCGCCTTTTCCGAAGGCCGCCGCAGCGGCCATATCATCACCAGCGCCGTCGAGCATCCGGCCGTGCTCGAGGTCTGCGACTATCTGGAACAACAAGGCTTTCGGATAACGCGAGTGCCTGTGGATGCTTACGGCATGGTCGATCCTGCGGATGTCGAAAAAGCCGTCCGTGCCGACACCTTTTTGATCACCATCATGCACGCGAATAATGAAGTCGGTACGATTCAGCCGATCGCCGAAATCGCCCGCATTGCCGAAAAGCACGGTCTGTTGCTGCATACAGATGCGGCGCAGTCGATCGGCAAAATTCCGGTGCATGTCGATGAACTGGGCGTTGATCTTTTGAGCATTGCCGGTCACAAGCTTTACGCCCCCAAGGGCGTTGGGGCGCTTTACATCCGCCGCGGCACTCGGCTGGCAAAATTTATGCACGGCGCCGGCCATGAACGAGGGCAGCGCGCCGGAACGGAGAACGTAGCTGCGATCGTCGCTTTGGGTAAAGCCTGTGAGCTGGCCGGTGCCGAACTCGAAGAGCGGATGGCCAAAAGCAATCGTCAAAGCGGACGCTTGGCGCAGGCGCTTCTCGACATGCCCGGAGTGCGGCGCAATGGTCACCCGCAGCAATGCCTACCCAACACCGTCAGCCTCAGTTTCTACGGGCTGGACGCCAACACGATTCTTTCTGCGCTCGATCAGATTGCCGCCTCCGCCGGCGCCGCCTGCCACGCAGCGGACGTCAGCATCTCGCATGTACTCCAGGCGATGAACGTGCCGATCGATTGGGCGCGCGGCACCATTCGCTTTTCCTTGGGTGTCCCGACAACCGATGAAGAGATCGAGCGGGCAATCGATTTGATTCAGTCCGTCATTAGGCAATTGCGGGGAGAAGCCGAACAGGAGATACGCGGCGAAGAAATTCGCCTGACGCAGTTTACGCACGGGTTAGGCTGCGCCTGCAAGATGCGTCCCCAGCTCTTGGAGCAGGTGTTGGCAGCCATGACGCCGCCGCGGGATGCAAAGGTTCTCGTAGGCCTCGAGTCCTCGGACGACGCTGCAGTTTATCAAATCGACTCCTCAACGGCGATCGTGCAGACGGTCGACTTTTTTACTCCGATTCTCGATGACCCGTACCAATTCGGCGCAGTAGCGGCGGCAAACTCGTTGAGCGACATCTATGCCATGGGCGGGCAGCCGCTCTTCGCCCTGAATATCGTCGCCTTTCCGTCCGCCAGGTTACCGCTTTGGGTTCTGCAGGAAATTCTGCGCGGCGCCCGCGACAAAGCGGACGAAGCCGGTGTCGTCATCATCGGCGGGCACACGATCGACGACACGGAGCCGAAATACGGTCTGGCTGTCACCGGTCGGCTGAATCCGAATCGCATATGGCGCAACATCGGCGCAAAGCCCGGCGACGCTTTGGTATTGACCAAGCCGATCGGCACCGGTGTCCTGACTACCGCACTCAAGCGCCGCATGATCGATGCCGGCACGGCAAGAACAGCTTTTGAGGTCATGGCTTCACTGAACCGAACCGCCGCCGAGATTGCCGCGCAGTTCCCGGTGCACGCGTGCACGGACGTGACCGGTTTTGGGCTTTTGGGTCATCTTTTGGAGATGGTAGGCGGCAGCGGTGTAAGCGCATTGGTCCGAAGTGAAGATGTGCCGCTGCTTCCAGCAGCGTCGGAGCTTGCCGCCGCAGGAGCAATTCCCGGCGGCACCGAAAGCAACCTGGCCTATCTGCGCGATTATGTCGAGTTTTCGAAACGGCTTTCTCCCACCCTTCGGCGGCTGCTCGCCGATGCGCAAACCTCCGGCGGCCTATTGTTTGCTTTGGATTCCGACTCGGCAATGCGGCTCGCCGCCGCTTTGCATCGCGCTGGCGTTTCCGCAGCAATCATCGGCGAGATCATCGAAAAAAAGGGTAAAAGCATTTATGTACAATAAGTTCTGCAAAAATGCCTTGATTTTAAAGTCGTTTAAAAGTATATTTTCCGGCTTTATTCATTTTGCTCCAATGGGCAAAATTTTTCCAGATGCACATTTGAACGAAAAAGAGCCCGCTGCAAAGGTCGGCGGGTAAGGACCACAAACCGAGTCTAAGGACTCGCCTTGAAAGAGGACGGCTATGGCGGTAATGAACAAAATGCGCGAAAGCATGAAGACGATCCTGATGATCCTTGTGCTTGCGTTTATTGCCACGATTGTATTCGACTGGGGAATGGGAGGTTTCCGGACGCGCGGCCGCGGCGGTGCCCCCCACGGTGTCATCGCCCAGGTCAACGGCGAGGATATCCCCTATGACGAATTCAGCAGGGCTTATCAGCAGGAGCTGAAGCAGCAGCGCGAACAGAGCGGAGAGGAACTCGAAAACTATCAGCTGCAACAGATCGAAAATCAGGTTTATGAACGGTTGATCCAACAGCGACTGCTGCGCAAAGTGGCGGATAGAATGAAGTTATCTGCGACTGACGAAGAGATTGGGGAAGAGTTGTGGAACAATCCGCCCGAATTTATCCGTCAATCGCCGGCTTTTATCGATTCGACGACAGGAACCTTCAGCATGCAGCTCTACCAGCAGGCGCTGGAGAATCCCCAGCTCGATCGTCAATGGGAGACCGTGGCCGAGTATCTGCGCACAGTTCTGCCTTTCCAAAAGCTCGGGGATCTCATTAATGCGACGCCCGTAGTGACCGACGACGACGCACGCATCGAGTATATCAAAAACAATATCAAGGCGCGGGTCAACTATCTCTTTTTCGACGCCTCGGCCTTTGCCGGAAAGGAAAACGAGCCGAGTGAGGCTGAGATCAAGGCCTACTATGAAAAGCATAAAGAAGAATATCGCGAAAAGGAAAAACGGGTCATCGATTATGTTCTTTTTGAGCTAAAAGCGTCGCCGGCGGACAGCCAGGCGGTTTGGCGGCAGGCGCAGGAGATTCTCGAGGATGCCCGTTCAGGCCGTAATTTTGCCGAGATGGCGTCGCTTTACTCGCAAGATCCAGGCTCGGCAAAGAGCGGCGGCGATTTGGGATGGTTCAAGCATTCGGCCATGGTCAAGCCCTTTGCCGATGCCGCATTTGCCGCCAAACCGGGCGAAATCGTCGGACCGGTTGCTTCCCAATATGGACTGCACATCATCAAAGTCGAAGACCGCCGCAAAGCCGACGGCGAGGATGAGGTAAAGGCGTCGCATATCCTCCTCAAAATCGAGCCGTCCACCAAAACACGCGAGGCGATTCGAGACGACGCCGCCTACTTGGCGGAAACGGCCAAGGAATCCGGCTTGAAAGCCGCAGCAGAAGCCGAGAAGCGCACCGTCCAAACTACGCCGCCCTTTGCGGCCGAAGGATTCATTCCGGGTATCGGCATGGAACCTCGCTTGGGACGGTTTGTCTTTCGCGCCAAGCTGAACGAAGTCAGCGACGTGATTTACACCGAGTCCGGTTATGTCGTCGCTCAAGTCACCAAGATTGAAAAAGAGCATATTCCGACCCTCGAGCAGGTGCGCAGCCGCATTGTTGCAGCGTTAAAAGCGGAACAGCGCACCGCATTGGCCAAGGCAAATGCCGAAGCGGCTTACAGGGCTTATCAATCCGGTACTCCGCTGGAGGTGGTGGCGCAACAGCACAATCTAACGCTGCAGCAAACGGACGAGTTCACTGCCGGACGCGCCATTCCGAATGTCGG
The nucleotide sequence above comes from candidate division KSB1 bacterium. Encoded proteins:
- the selD gene encoding selenide, water dikinase SelD, which gives rise to MKPIYLDYNATTPVLPAVKEAMLPFLDERFGNPSSTHPYGTTARLAVEEARRQVAELLRARPEEIYFTSGGTESNNWAIKGCAFSEGRRSGHIITSAVEHPAVLEVCDYLEQQGFRITRVPVDAYGMVDPADVEKAVRADTFLITIMHANNEVGTIQPIAEIARIAEKHGLLLHTDAAQSIGKIPVHVDELGVDLLSIAGHKLYAPKGVGALYIRRGTRLAKFMHGAGHERGQRAGTENVAAIVALGKACELAGAELEERMAKSNRQSGRLAQALLDMPGVRRNGHPQQCLPNTVSLSFYGLDANTILSALDQIAASAGAACHAADVSISHVLQAMNVPIDWARGTIRFSLGVPTTDEEIERAIDLIQSVIRQLRGEAEQEIRGEEIRLTQFTHGLGCACKMRPQLLEQVLAAMTPPRDAKVLVGLESSDDAAVYQIDSSTAIVQTVDFFTPILDDPYQFGAVAAANSLSDIYAMGGQPLFALNIVAFPSARLPLWVLQEILRGARDKADEAGVVIIGGHTIDDTEPKYGLAVTGRLNPNRIWRNIGAKPGDALVLTKPIGTGVLTTALKRRMIDAGTARTAFEVMASLNRTAAEIAAQFPVHACTDVTGFGLLGHLLEMVGGSGVSALVRSEDVPLLPAASELAAAGAIPGGTESNLAYLRDYVEFSKRLSPTLRRLLADAQTSGGLLFALDSDSAMRLAAALHRAGVSAAIIGEIIEKKGKSIYVQ
- a CDS encoding peptidylprolyl isomerase — protein: MAVMNKMRESMKTILMILVLAFIATIVFDWGMGGFRTRGRGGAPHGVIAQVNGEDIPYDEFSRAYQQELKQQREQSGEELENYQLQQIENQVYERLIQQRLLRKVADRMKLSATDEEIGEELWNNPPEFIRQSPAFIDSTTGTFSMQLYQQALENPQLDRQWETVAEYLRTVLPFQKLGDLINATPVVTDDDARIEYIKNNIKARVNYLFFDASAFAGKENEPSEAEIKAYYEKHKEEYREKEKRVIDYVLFELKASPADSQAVWRQAQEILEDARSGRNFAEMASLYSQDPGSAKSGGDLGWFKHSAMVKPFADAAFAAKPGEIVGPVASQYGLHIIKVEDRRKADGEDEVKASHILLKIEPSTKTREAIRDDAAYLAETAKESGLKAAAEAEKRTVQTTPPFAAEGFIPGIGMEPRLGRFVFRAKLNEVSDVIYTESGYVVAQVTKIEKEHIPTLEQVRSRIVAALKAEQRTALAKANAEAAYRAYQSGTPLEVVAQQHNLTLQQTDEFTAGRAIPNVGREPAFAGTALSLNVGEVSQPVQGSRGWYIIQLVSKTPFDENDFQQQKDMIKAQLAVRQRNQAFSQWYGNLKKEAKIKDYRSLYL